In Heliomicrobium undosum, one genomic interval encodes:
- a CDS encoding PrgI family protein, translating into MGGMYHLPLQMDGEDKVVGGMFSLRQLAYFLVGLCFGGGAGLTVFALSGIIPGLVAGVIPLGLGLYMAFWNMDAFGMTADQYWRNRLAYAFRPKAFPYIQDPAAMLPAQEKRRGLR; encoded by the coding sequence ATGGGGGGCATGTATCACCTTCCCCTGCAGATGGATGGGGAGGATAAGGTTGTCGGAGGCATGTTCAGCCTCCGGCAATTGGCCTACTTTCTGGTGGGGCTGTGCTTCGGAGGAGGGGCCGGCCTCACCGTCTTCGCTCTGTCCGGCATCATCCCCGGCCTTGTAGCGGGCGTCATTCCGCTGGGTCTTGGCCTATACATGGCCTTCTGGAATATGGACGCCTTCGGGATGACCGCCGACCAGTATTGGCGAAACCGACTGGCCTATGCCTTCCGTCCCAAAGCGTTCCCGTACATCCAGGATCCGGCGGCGATGTTGCCCGCCCAGGAGAAACGGAGGGGCTTACGTTGA